In Desulfobulbus oralis, one DNA window encodes the following:
- a CDS encoding Ig-like domain-containing protein has product MSAQQKSPRRSTLAGKRPSLLMALEPRMLYDGAGAEVVADAAAAEALVPQDSSAAQETASPENGAASQPAAEPAEAGAQETAAGEGQGSSDDAAAAPAVSGQEEAGSAAGTSPAAATNGNSAANTTAASHDAGAAPPDAEDEETAAAATEATATGSADHDDRSGTEADTAEPLAGLEGQSIRQVVFVDSAVRDHQTLVDGISGGSEAGPAGTVGTSGYSLSGSTLVVTLGEKPLDDMHAVLEHCHDLDAVHLVSHGSEGELMLGGNRINAGNLGEHAGLFERLGKSLSADGDLLLYGCKVGRDGAGQAFIDQVAALSGADVNASTDDTGNASSGGNWNLEVATGPIETAALLNEQNVGNWQGTLAQVTIGGQDLLRHMTYNGTGGNTAAAVDTDTFRLTRAEKHTSGSAMSNILIDLTKDFTLEFKACFSAEGQSNDAGADGIAFVLHKDPRGLHATGSTGKGIGAQGIEKGLAVEFDTYWNQGEDENGYRDHTSVWDTDESDPATKYLNVQSGGSSSHIQILPKELEDGQWHAVSMSWNADSKMLSYTIDGKTMSVRVDPRAYFGGTEVYFGFTASTGGSVNEHSVQLVSLKGTLVNKEPVAHADTVTAQAGKTVQVDVVQNDTDADPGDQAALHVTAIYDERDSATAIPINPGQTITLSSGTRVTLEHDGKLSVVMAQGTNDQEAFYYTVSDDKGGFSKAAVHLQRDSDGDGVANVEDIDDDNDGILDANEGHKCVVKESFETPKSQNVHNNWYPGGTSLNGFETDGAGFNVIAVGDGSPGETLHYNYSGPDVAQDGLQYLDLGGTGTLSKTFTLSEQSLVDVSGWFSRRELASGTVKIDILDSSNNVVFSTTSVDLAGASRNTWYLSQAYGQSLAAGTYTLRIQLPNNLNVDNIRVCASRDSDGDGKADRLDIDSDNDGITDNVEAQATRGYKPPSGHDVDRDGLDDAYDANLGGAAASQGLTPVDTDSDGTADVLDADSDNDGIADIAERADGQPTTLTSPADTDGDGLLDIFEAGNVHDGFDVNDKNWDSGQFNLGRVPALNPDGSNAVPLTDGQSYSRDLLFRDVNDPPVAVDDIVTTPEDTPLNGNVLNNDSDPDGDTPLIVGSASIDTNGDGTPDSLNLGTPTTLTNNAGVTIGTLLLRANGSYTFTPALNYSGPVPELSYTVKDPGGKTATAKLKIAITPVNDPPVANPDTATTPEDTPINNINVLGNDSDPDGDPLSVTSATVDPAKGTVGVNPDGTLNFVPTPGFTGTAIITYTISDGHGGTATSTVTVSVQPPHGGTHRPSPAHPHVPSAPSAPAPRPPFGSTGLHILYGSPASHGLGAGPWSGGQTAAGPEAAFAGTGAEGTETPRMLGLDTGLDFDHNGDQLVGTEISQYIHDTVNHTWERVERWYGTGTPGAELLRYDALGGAQDPFNGFHSPIESRMLEDLGRLLDNVVSGSALSGDGASGLLPVFAESRTLQNQLSRADIMGREVDRLSRIMDGGH; this is encoded by the coding sequence ATGAGCGCCCAGCAAAAATCCCCTCGTCGTTCCACCCTTGCGGGCAAACGCCCGAGTCTGTTGATGGCCCTGGAACCCCGTATGCTCTACGACGGTGCAGGAGCGGAAGTGGTGGCCGATGCCGCAGCGGCAGAGGCTCTGGTGCCCCAGGACAGTAGCGCGGCCCAGGAGACGGCAAGTCCGGAAAACGGTGCGGCAAGCCAGCCCGCGGCCGAGCCTGCCGAGGCGGGCGCCCAGGAGACGGCGGCAGGCGAGGGGCAAGGCAGCAGTGACGACGCTGCCGCCGCGCCTGCGGTGAGCGGTCAGGAGGAGGCGGGAAGCGCTGCCGGGACTTCGCCCGCCGCTGCGACAAACGGAAACTCCGCTGCGAACACGACGGCCGCCTCTCATGATGCCGGCGCCGCACCGCCGGATGCCGAGGACGAGGAAACAGCCGCGGCAGCCACGGAGGCAACAGCCACCGGCAGCGCCGACCATGATGATCGGAGCGGCACCGAGGCGGACACGGCAGAGCCTCTGGCCGGGCTGGAGGGTCAGAGCATCCGCCAGGTGGTCTTTGTGGACAGCGCGGTGCGCGATCACCAGACTTTGGTTGATGGCATCAGCGGCGGCAGCGAGGCCGGGCCTGCCGGCACGGTGGGCACGAGCGGCTACAGCCTTTCCGGCAGCACGCTGGTGGTCACCCTGGGGGAAAAACCCCTGGACGACATGCATGCTGTGCTGGAGCACTGCCATGATCTGGATGCCGTGCACCTGGTTTCCCACGGCAGCGAGGGCGAACTCATGCTGGGCGGCAACCGCATCAACGCGGGCAATCTGGGCGAGCATGCGGGGCTCTTCGAGCGTCTGGGCAAATCCCTGAGCGCGGACGGCGATCTGCTGCTCTACGGCTGCAAGGTGGGCAGGGACGGTGCGGGTCAGGCCTTTATCGACCAGGTGGCGGCGCTTTCCGGTGCGGATGTGAACGCCTCGACGGATGATACCGGCAACGCCTCTTCCGGCGGCAACTGGAATCTGGAGGTGGCCACCGGGCCCATCGAGACCGCCGCCCTGCTCAACGAACAGAATGTGGGCAACTGGCAGGGCACCCTGGCACAGGTAACGATCGGGGGCCAGGACCTGCTGCGCCACATGACCTACAACGGGACCGGCGGTAATACGGCAGCGGCCGTCGACACCGATACCTTCCGTCTGACCCGGGCTGAAAAGCACACGAGCGGCTCGGCGATGTCCAATATCCTCATCGACCTGACAAAGGACTTTACCCTGGAATTCAAGGCCTGTTTCAGTGCCGAAGGCCAGTCCAACGACGCGGGCGCAGACGGCATCGCCTTTGTGCTGCACAAGGATCCCAGGGGCCTCCATGCCACCGGCAGCACCGGGAAAGGCATCGGTGCTCAGGGCATCGAAAAGGGTCTTGCCGTGGAGTTCGACACCTACTGGAACCAGGGCGAAGACGAGAATGGCTACAGAGATCACACCTCGGTGTGGGACACCGACGAGAGCGATCCGGCCACAAAATATCTGAATGTCCAATCAGGCGGCTCTTCCTCCCATATCCAGATACTGCCCAAGGAGCTGGAGGACGGCCAGTGGCATGCGGTCAGCATGTCCTGGAACGCGGACAGCAAAATGCTGAGCTACACGATAGACGGGAAGACGATGAGCGTGCGGGTCGACCCGAGGGCCTACTTCGGCGGCACGGAGGTCTACTTCGGCTTCACCGCATCCACCGGAGGCTCAGTCAATGAGCACAGCGTGCAACTGGTGAGCCTGAAGGGTACCCTGGTCAACAAGGAGCCGGTGGCGCACGCCGATACGGTCACCGCCCAGGCAGGCAAAACGGTTCAGGTGGATGTCGTGCAAAACGATACGGACGCCGATCCCGGCGATCAGGCCGCCCTGCATGTAACCGCCATCTACGACGAGCGGGACAGCGCCACAGCGATCCCGATCAACCCCGGCCAGACGATCACCCTGTCTTCCGGTACCAGGGTGACTCTGGAACATGACGGCAAACTGTCTGTCGTCATGGCCCAGGGGACAAACGACCAGGAGGCCTTCTACTACACGGTCAGCGATGACAAGGGCGGCTTCAGCAAGGCGGCGGTGCATCTGCAGCGGGACAGCGACGGCGACGGCGTGGCCAATGTGGAGGATATCGACGACGACAACGACGGCATCCTGGATGCCAACGAGGGGCACAAATGTGTGGTGAAAGAATCCTTCGAGACGCCGAAGAGCCAGAATGTACACAACAACTGGTACCCCGGAGGAACAAGCCTGAACGGTTTTGAGACCGATGGGGCAGGCTTCAACGTCATCGCGGTCGGCGACGGCAGCCCGGGAGAAACCCTGCATTACAATTATTCAGGCCCGGACGTGGCCCAGGACGGCCTGCAGTATCTGGATCTCGGTGGTACCGGCACCCTATCCAAAACCTTTACCCTGAGCGAACAGAGTCTGGTGGACGTGTCCGGCTGGTTCTCGCGCCGAGAACTTGCTTCCGGCACCGTCAAGATCGACATTCTCGACAGCAGCAACAATGTCGTCTTTTCCACGACAAGCGTGGATCTGGCCGGGGCCAGCCGGAACACCTGGTATCTCTCCCAGGCCTACGGCCAATCGCTTGCCGCCGGCACCTACACCCTGCGAATACAGCTCCCCAATAACCTGAACGTGGACAATATCCGCGTGTGCGCTTCCCGTGACAGCGACGGCGACGGCAAGGCCGACCGCCTGGACATCGACTCGGACAACGACGGCATCACCGACAATGTCGAGGCCCAGGCGACCAGGGGATACAAGCCGCCATCCGGACATGATGTGGATCGTGACGGTCTGGACGACGCCTACGACGCGAATCTCGGCGGTGCTGCCGCCTCCCAGGGCTTGACGCCGGTGGATACGGACAGCGACGGCACGGCGGATGTGCTGGATGCGGATTCGGATAACGACGGTATTGCCGACATTGCCGAGCGGGCTGACGGCCAGCCCACCACGCTGACCTCTCCTGCGGATACGGATGGGGACGGTCTGCTCGATATTTTCGAGGCTGGCAATGTGCATGACGGCTTTGACGTCAACGATAAAAACTGGGATAGCGGCCAGTTCAACCTGGGGCGCGTGCCCGCCCTGAACCCCGATGGCTCCAACGCCGTCCCCCTGACGGATGGTCAGAGTTATTCCCGTGACCTGCTCTTCCGCGATGTCAACGATCCGCCGGTGGCGGTGGACGATATCGTCACAACCCCGGAGGACACGCCGCTCAACGGCAATGTGCTGAACAACGACAGCGATCCCGACGGCGACACGCCCCTGATCGTGGGCAGTGCAAGCATCGATACGAATGGCGACGGCACTCCTGATTCTTTGAACTTGGGGACACCCACCACGCTGACCAACAATGCGGGAGTGACGATCGGCACCCTGCTCCTGCGGGCCAATGGCAGCTACACCTTCACCCCGGCTCTGAACTACAGTGGCCCGGTACCGGAGCTGAGCTATACGGTAAAGGATCCGGGTGGCAAGACAGCCACAGCGAAGCTTAAAATCGCCATCACGCCGGTCAACGATCCGCCGGTGGCGAATCCCGATACGGCCACGACTCCGGAGGATACGCCGATCAACAACATCAATGTGCTGGGCAATGACAGCGATCCGGACGGCGATCCCCTGAGCGTGACCAGTGCCACGGTCGATCCTGCCAAGGGCACGGTGGGCGTGAACCCGGACGGGACCCTGAACTTTGTCCCGACCCCTGGCTTCACCGGCACGGCCATCATCACCTACACCATCTCCGATGGGCACGGCGGTACCGCCACCTCCACGGTGACCGTGAGTGTGCAGCCGCCACACGGCGGGACGCACAGGCCAAGCCCTGCGCATCCCCACGTGCCTTCTGCGCCGTCTGCACCTGCCCCACGGCCGCCCTTTGGTTCCACCGGCCTGCACATCCTGTACGGCAGCCCGGCCAGCCATGGCCTGGGCGCCGGCCCCTGGTCGGGCGGACAGACGGCTGCAGGGCCTGAGGCCGCTTTTGCCGGAACAGGGGCAGAGGGCACGGAAACGCCCCGCATGCTTGGTCTGGACACGGGTCTCGATTTCGACCACAATGGGGATCAGCTCGTGGGCACGGAGATCAGCCAGTACATCCACGACACCGTCAACCACACCTGGGAGCGGGTTGAGCGCTGGTACGGCACGGGTACGCCCGGCGCCGAACTGCTCCGCTATGACGCCCTGGGTGGGGCCCAGGATCCCTTCAACGGCTTCCACAGCCCGATCGAGAGCAGGATGCTGGAGGATCTGGGCCGTCTGCTGGACAATGTGGTGAGCGGCTCGGCCCTGAGCGGCGACGGGGCGAGCGGGCTGCTGCCTGTTTTTGCCGAGTCCCGCACCCTGCAGAACCAGCTCAGCCGGGCTGATATCATGGGTCGGGAAGTGGATCGTTTGAGTCGAATCATGGATGGCGGGCACTGA
- a CDS encoding TolC family protein, whose product MNATMKRTGVTLGMAVLLLSGCGTKNPKPDLDLRQERSAAFHERMGADAAMEPIHGELTLPLAIARAIKYNLDHRVKLMESAVAREQLTLARMSYLPTVVASAGYSSRSNEAGAVSRSLLTGDISLEYSTSQEKDHTLSTLRASWDMIDFGLTYFTVSQKTEEIGIAEEQRRKVVQNIIQDVQEAYWRAYIAQELLAEVDALAAESEKALVHFKGLAHKGKVDPKEGLNQQRELLQIRYNMRGLQEQLAQGRIHLNALLNLPPNSQYHLQAVVRESLPVIAANADKLEGMALAMRPELRMEDSKLKISQAEVKKSILEMLPHAELWGQLNNDTNRYLYNESWGEVGAQLSWNLLGAAQGLGRHGVYKAETELAEARHQALSMAVLAQVHLAVNRYGIALKKYEDASELEEVSGNLAAMLQRDKKREGTAGYGRIRANLQATATKMESMLAYAEVQNALMRVYNSLGVDPMEEMTDEAGVAELAGRIERHLQKVNESLVQ is encoded by the coding sequence ATGAATGCAACGATGAAACGAACAGGCGTGACTCTGGGCATGGCGGTGCTTCTGCTGTCCGGCTGCGGCACGAAGAACCCGAAGCCGGACCTGGACCTGCGCCAGGAGCGGAGCGCGGCCTTCCACGAACGGATGGGCGCGGATGCGGCGATGGAGCCGATCCATGGGGAATTGACCCTGCCCCTGGCCATTGCGCGGGCGATCAAGTACAACCTGGATCACCGGGTGAAGCTGATGGAAAGCGCGGTGGCCCGGGAGCAGCTGACTCTGGCCCGGATGTCGTATCTGCCCACGGTGGTGGCCTCGGCGGGCTATTCCTCCCGCAGCAACGAGGCGGGTGCGGTGAGCCGTTCGCTGCTGACAGGCGACATCAGCCTGGAGTACTCGACCTCGCAGGAGAAGGACCACACCCTGAGCACGCTCAGGGCCTCCTGGGACATGATCGATTTTGGCCTGACCTATTTCACGGTGAGCCAGAAGACAGAGGAGATCGGCATAGCCGAGGAACAGCGGCGCAAGGTGGTGCAGAACATCATCCAGGATGTGCAGGAGGCCTACTGGCGGGCCTACATCGCCCAGGAGCTGCTGGCCGAAGTGGATGCCCTGGCTGCCGAGAGCGAGAAGGCACTGGTGCACTTCAAGGGTCTGGCCCACAAGGGCAAGGTGGATCCGAAGGAGGGCCTGAACCAGCAGCGGGAGTTGTTGCAGATCCGCTACAACATGCGGGGCCTGCAGGAGCAACTGGCCCAGGGCCGGATTCATCTGAACGCGCTTTTGAACCTGCCGCCGAACAGCCAGTATCATCTGCAGGCGGTGGTGCGGGAGTCGCTGCCGGTGATTGCGGCGAATGCGGACAAGCTGGAGGGCATGGCCCTGGCCATGCGTCCGGAGCTGCGCATGGAGGACAGCAAGCTCAAGATCAGTCAGGCCGAGGTGAAGAAGTCGATTTTGGAGATGCTGCCCCATGCGGAACTCTGGGGGCAGTTGAACAACGACACCAACCGGTACCTGTACAACGAGAGCTGGGGCGAGGTCGGCGCCCAGTTGAGCTGGAACCTGCTGGGGGCTGCCCAGGGTCTGGGCCGGCACGGGGTCTACAAGGCCGAGACCGAGCTGGCCGAGGCCCGGCATCAGGCCCTGTCCATGGCGGTGCTGGCGCAGGTGCATCTGGCGGTGAACCGCTACGGCATTGCCCTGAAGAAGTATGAAGACGCCTCGGAACTCGAAGAGGTGAGCGGGAATCTGGCCGCCATGCTGCAACGGGACAAGAAGCGCGAGGGCACGGCAGGTTATGGTCGCATCCGGGCCAACCTGCAGGCCACGGCGACGAAGATGGAGAGCATGCTGGCCTATGCGGAGGTACAGAACGCGCTGATGCGGGTCTACAACAGCCTGGGCGTGGATCCGATGGAGGAGATGACGGACGAGGCCGGTGTTGCCGAGCTTGCCGGCCGGATCGAGCGGCACCTGCAGAAGGTCAACGAAAGCCTGGTGCAGTGA
- a CDS encoding Panacea domain-containing protein, whose protein sequence is MVEAVDVAAYILTLTGPVTTMKLQKLVFYTQARFLVKNGKPLFRNRIEAWINGPVVPDLFHRHTGMFMIGPGQLAASAGLSDRAREAASAVVRVLGPFSGEQLRQLSHNEKPWQDARHGREPEDRSDQEISIEAMRTFYSSPECANPALR, encoded by the coding sequence ATGGTTGAAGCGGTTGACGTCGCAGCATATATCTTGACTCTGACCGGCCCGGTCACCACGATGAAGCTTCAGAAGCTGGTATTCTACACACAGGCCCGGTTTCTCGTCAAAAATGGCAAACCCCTGTTCAGGAACCGCATAGAGGCGTGGATCAACGGGCCGGTGGTGCCCGACCTGTTTCATCGGCACACGGGGATGTTCATGATAGGACCAGGACAGCTTGCGGCAAGCGCCGGGCTTTCGGACAGGGCCAGGGAGGCGGCGAGTGCGGTCGTCCGTGTGTTGGGGCCATTTTCCGGCGAACAGCTCAGACAGCTCAGCCACAACGAGAAGCCCTGGCAGGATGCACGCCATGGACGCGAACCGGAGGACAGGAGCGACCAGGAAATAAGCATTGAGGCGATGCGTACCTTTTACTCCAGCCCTGAATGCGCAAATCCCGCACTCAGGTGA
- a CDS encoding RelA/SpoT domain-containing protein has product MRKSRTQVNEGKAPSKKQIRRAGDLLAGRKAGAMAPADKTEALAILGYWRAVHMAPLHKTLDLLESVCGRDESTILVSRLKRLESIIDKLRRSGHRSDLSQMQDLAGCRLIVPHDDDVRRMANEIGAAGVSIRKDYLTVPQDSGYRGMHLICRHDAAGYQGLRVEIQIRSRLQHAWATGVETYDLIARGNLKAGEGKAEERRYFQILSALMNSGLEDERTLREELQAIDRQLNIYHRLRAAENSMFIQDSDKQICRAGSCLLTVNTEEQTINLEVYSAQEEAAAADKYTELESPGQVGRIYLLARAASREHLEIAFPNYFSGIREFMAQLKGLLQ; this is encoded by the coding sequence ATGCGCAAATCCCGCACTCAGGTGAACGAGGGCAAGGCCCCTTCCAAAAAGCAGATCAGGAGGGCCGGTGATTTGCTTGCCGGCCGCAAGGCTGGAGCAATGGCACCTGCGGACAAAACAGAGGCCTTGGCCATCCTGGGGTATTGGCGTGCGGTCCATATGGCTCCCCTGCACAAGACACTGGATCTGCTTGAATCAGTATGTGGCAGGGACGAATCAACCATTCTGGTCAGCCGATTGAAGAGGCTGGAATCCATCATTGACAAACTGAGGCGCTCTGGCCATCGATCTGATCTGAGTCAGATGCAGGACCTGGCCGGCTGCCGCCTGATCGTGCCGCATGATGACGATGTTCGCCGCATGGCCAACGAAATTGGGGCGGCCGGAGTTTCCATCAGGAAGGACTACCTGACTGTCCCACAAGACTCTGGTTACCGGGGCATGCATCTCATTTGCCGTCATGATGCGGCAGGCTATCAGGGGCTGCGTGTTGAAATCCAGATACGGTCGCGTCTTCAACACGCCTGGGCAACAGGAGTTGAAACCTATGATCTGATTGCCCGGGGCAACCTGAAGGCAGGCGAAGGCAAGGCGGAGGAGAGGCGATATTTTCAAATTCTCTCTGCCCTGATGAACTCCGGGCTTGAAGATGAAAGGACTTTAAGGGAAGAATTACAGGCAATTGACAGGCAATTAAATATTTATCATCGCCTGCGCGCGGCTGAGAATTCGATGTTTATCCAGGACAGCGATAAGCAGATTTGCCGCGCTGGAAGCTGTCTGCTCACCGTGAACACAGAGGAGCAAACCATCAACCTTGAGGTCTATTCAGCGCAAGAGGAGGCCGCTGCGGCGGACAAGTACACCGAGCTTGAAAGCCCAGGACAGGTGGGGCGCATTTACCTCCTGGCCCGCGCCGCCTCCCGGGAGCACCTGGAAATTGCCTTCCCTAATTACTTTTCGGGAATCAGGGAGTTCATGGCCCAACTTAAAGGGCTTTTGCAGTGA
- a CDS encoding CsgG/HfaB family protein, with product MHLMKICAAALLVCCLGGCATESSRVVPTEKVKAYDRPYSGTRTSISVGKFDNKSSYMNGVFSNGDNRLGSQAKTILLRCLQQSGRFTVLDRENMSEIRQEAGLARTRQEIRGARYVITGDVTAFGRKNIGDRQLFGILGRGKEQIAYAKVDLNVVRVSDSAVVYSAQGAGEYALSHREIIGFGGTAGYDATLNGKVLDLAIREAVDNLVQGIDNGAWTPAE from the coding sequence ATGCATCTCATGAAAATTTGTGCTGCCGCCCTCCTTGTCTGCTGTCTTGGCGGCTGCGCCACGGAAAGCTCCAGGGTCGTGCCGACAGAAAAGGTCAAGGCCTATGACCGCCCCTACAGCGGCACCAGGACTTCTATTTCCGTGGGCAAATTCGACAATAAATCCAGCTACATGAACGGCGTGTTTTCAAACGGGGACAACCGCCTTGGCAGTCAGGCCAAGACGATCCTGCTCAGATGCCTGCAGCAGTCGGGCAGGTTTACGGTGCTCGACCGGGAGAACATGAGCGAAATCAGGCAGGAAGCCGGGCTGGCCAGGACCAGGCAGGAGATCCGGGGGGCCCGCTACGTCATCACCGGGGATGTCACCGCCTTTGGCCGGAAAAATATCGGCGACCGGCAGCTCTTCGGCATCCTTGGCCGGGGCAAGGAGCAGATCGCCTATGCCAAGGTGGATCTCAATGTGGTGCGGGTCAGCGACTCGGCTGTGGTGTATTCCGCGCAGGGGGCTGGAGAGTATGCCCTGTCGCACCGTGAAATCATCGGCTTCGGGGGTACGGCCGGCTACGATGCCACCCTGAACGGCAAGGTGCTGGATCTGGCCATCCGCGAGGCGGTCGACAACTTGGTGCAGGGGATCGACAATGGCGCCTGGACGCCTGCCGAATAA
- a CDS encoding DUF4810 domain-containing protein, which produces MAPGRLPNKRPLLALLLLFLPLAACTPRHLLYQWGPYQPISYQLMQQDPITLQEQIHAMEEHSRQVDSAGGKVPPGYHAQLGLLYAHTGNMERMRAEFMREKELFPESAVYMDFLLAEKNKPERQSEK; this is translated from the coding sequence ATGGCGCCTGGACGCCTGCCGAATAAGCGGCCGCTCCTGGCCCTGCTGCTTCTGTTCCTGCCGCTTGCCGCCTGCACGCCAAGACACTTGCTCTACCAGTGGGGGCCCTATCAGCCCATCTCCTATCAACTGATGCAGCAGGATCCCATCACCTTGCAGGAGCAGATCCATGCCATGGAGGAGCACAGCCGGCAGGTGGACAGCGCCGGCGGCAAAGTGCCGCCGGGCTATCATGCCCAGCTTGGCCTGCTCTATGCCCACACCGGGAATATGGAGCGGATGCGTGCGGAATTCATGCGGGAAAAGGAGCTGTTCCCGGAGTCCGCGGTCTATATGGACTTTTTGCTGGCCGAGAAAAACAAGCCGGAGCGGCAGAGTGAAAAATAA
- a CDS encoding DUF799 domain-containing protein: MKNKSFLYVLLMAQTLLFSACATREPADYTAFAQARPRSILVLPPINHSTEIQAGNSLLSWSSISLAEKGYYVIPVALSNETFRQNGITEPEEAHALPLERLRKIFGADAVMYITVEQFGTSFMVLTSLTQVRAKARLVDARSGTELWHGEAERHSNSQGANQGLVGMLVSAVVDQIINTSTDRAHTQIAPIVSGQLFCADKYGLYPGPYAPTPEKQAGAGK, from the coding sequence GTGAAAAATAAATCTTTCCTGTACGTCCTGCTGATGGCGCAGACCCTGCTCTTTTCGGCCTGCGCCACGCGCGAGCCCGCCGATTACACCGCCTTTGCCCAGGCCAGGCCAAGGTCGATTCTGGTGCTTCCGCCCATCAACCACAGCACTGAAATCCAGGCAGGCAACAGTCTGCTTTCCTGGAGTTCCATCTCCCTTGCGGAAAAGGGCTACTATGTGATACCGGTGGCGCTCAGCAACGAGACCTTTCGGCAAAACGGCATCACCGAGCCGGAAGAGGCCCATGCCCTCCCCCTGGAGCGGCTGCGGAAAATATTTGGCGCGGATGCGGTGATGTACATCACGGTGGAACAGTTCGGCACCAGCTTCATGGTGCTGACCAGCCTGACCCAGGTGCGGGCCAAAGCCCGCCTGGTCGATGCCAGGAGCGGTACGGAGCTGTGGCACGGCGAGGCGGAGAGGCACAGCAACAGCCAGGGCGCCAATCAGGGACTTGTGGGCATGCTGGTCAGCGCGGTCGTTGATCAGATCATCAATACCAGCACAGACCGGGCCCATACCCAGATAGCCCCGATTGTTTCCGGCCAGCTCTTCTGTGCAGACAAATACGGGCTCTACCCCGGCCCCTACGCGCCGACTCCGGAAAAGCAGGCAGGCGCGGGGAAATAG
- a CDS encoding efflux RND transporter periplasmic adaptor subunit — translation MHIAQKFRRRQLLPALICFLLAAPVPLKAEVSAGLQEQSPGADAGSGIAAPGTQSGLDGMQPLPGPGATGPVQAAAAQKMRVLVVANREATIAGRLYGTISQIHVRESERFKTGQTLVSFDCRELAAEKAVAQAELRLHSTTNKANAELYAEKVIGSLEKDLSQAKVAEANAKIKAVNAKMANCSITAPFDGQVVELKAKAHETLQPGMPIMLIQNSHDLEAHVHVPSAWMVWLKPGARFRAHIEESGTAYEARVTALGARVDPVSRTVKIYAEIPGDHPELLPGMSGYAEFDRQ, via the coding sequence ATGCACATTGCCCAGAAGTTCCGGCGCCGCCAGCTCCTCCCGGCGCTGATCTGTTTCCTGCTTGCCGCCCCAGTCCCGCTGAAAGCCGAAGTGAGCGCAGGCCTTCAGGAACAAAGCCCAGGCGCAGATGCCGGCAGCGGGATCGCCGCCCCGGGCACGCAGTCCGGCCTGGACGGGATGCAGCCCCTGCCCGGGCCGGGCGCGACAGGCCCGGTTCAGGCTGCCGCTGCCCAGAAGATGCGCGTGCTGGTGGTGGCCAACAGGGAGGCCACCATTGCCGGCCGCCTGTACGGCACCATCAGCCAGATTCATGTCAGGGAAAGCGAGCGCTTCAAGACCGGGCAGACCCTGGTCAGCTTCGACTGCAGGGAGCTGGCCGCGGAAAAGGCGGTGGCCCAGGCCGAACTCCGGCTGCACAGCACCACCAACAAAGCCAACGCCGAACTCTATGCCGAAAAGGTGATCGGCTCCCTGGAAAAGGATCTGTCCCAGGCCAAAGTGGCGGAGGCCAATGCCAAGATCAAGGCGGTCAACGCCAAAATGGCCAACTGCAGCATCACCGCGCCCTTCGACGGTCAGGTCGTGGAGCTGAAGGCCAAGGCCCACGAGACCCTGCAACCCGGCATGCCCATCATGCTGATTCAGAATTCCCATGATCTGGAGGCCCATGTGCACGTGCCCTCCGCCTGGATGGTCTGGCTCAAACCGGGAGCACGCTTCAGGGCCCATATCGAGGAAAGCGGGACCGCCTACGAGGCCCGGGTGACTGCCCTGGGCGCACGGGTGGATCCGGTCAGCCGCACGGTGAAGATCTACGCGGAGATTCCAGGCGATCATCCGGAGCTGCTCCCCGGCATGAGCGGTTACGCGGAGTTCGACCGGCAATGA